GGTCCTGCCAACGGTTCACCACCACGTCCTGGATCCTCAGGACCTGCTCATTGTCGACGCCTCGTTCTTTCGCGAACTTGCCCGCGGCGCGCTCGATGGCCGCGCGCCAGCCTTCCTCGATGGCCTCTTCCAGTTCGGCCAGTCCGACGTTCACCGTGTGGGCGAAGCGCTTCTCTTCGCTGCGCACGACCGCCGCCACGCGCTCGGCCGAGTCTGCCAGCTCGGGGTAGGCATCCTTCATCAGGTCGCGGACGGCGAAGACCATCTCGGCGAGGAAGGGCTTCTCCTGTCCCAGCAGCCGCCCGTGGCGGATGGCGCGGCGCATGATCTTCCTGAGCACGTACCCGCGGCCCTCGTTCGAGGGCACCACGCCGTCGGACACGAGGAAGGTCGTCGCGCGGGCGTGGTCGGCGATCACTCGCAGCGAGGCCGCGCCCCGGCTCCCCGACTCCTTCTGCAACTCCTTTTCCAGCGACACCCCGGTCAATTCCGCCGCCCGCTTCATCAAGGGGACGAAGAAGTCGGTGTCGTAGTTCGAGACTTTATCTTGCAGCACGGCGGCCAATCGCTCCAGCCCGGCGCCCGTATCCACGCAGGGCTTGGGGAGAGGCTCAAGTTCGAAGTTCGAATAGGTCGTCTGGCCGGTCTTGACATCTATCGTCTGCGACGCTGTCCGGTTGTACTGCATGAAGACCAGGTTCCAGATCTCGATGTAGCGGCCGCACTCGCAGCCGAACTGGCAGTCGGTGTGCCCCTGGTCCGAGGCCGCGGGGCCCATGTCGTAGTGCAGCTCCGAGCAGGGCCCGCAGGGCCCGGTGTCGCCCATCTGCCAGAAGTTGTCCTTCAGGCCGAACTCGAAGATGCGGTCCTTCGCCACGCCCTGCTCGATCCAGAAGCCGTAGGCCTCCTGGTCGCGCGGCACGCCCGCCTCGCCCTGGAAGATAGTGGCGAAGAGCTTCTCCTTGGGGATGCCGTACCAGTCTTTGGAGGTGACCAGTTCCCAGGCGAAGGCGATGGCCTCGCGCTTGAAGTAGTCGCCGAACGAGAAGTTGCCCAGCATCTCGAAAAAGGTGTGGTGTCGGTTCGTGAAGCCCACGTTCTCCAGGTCGTTGTGCTTGCCTCCGGCGCGCACGCACTTCTGCGAGGAGCAGGCGCGCGCGTAGCTGCGCTTCTCCAGCCCCAGGAAGACGTCCTTGAACTGGTTCATGCCGGCGTTGGTGAACAGCAGCGTGGGATCGTTCACCGGCACCAGCGAGGAGGAATGCACGCGCTGGTGCCCGCGCTCGGCGAAGTAGCGCAGGAACATCTCGCGGATCTCGGAGCCGCTCAGCATGGGGATTCCGCCGTCATTCTAGCAGGGCAGGCGAGGCGACGGCCCTTCCTGCTGACGTCTGAGGTCAGAGGTCTGACGTCTGTCCTTGTGAGATACTGGCTCGTTCTCACCGAGGAGCGATCATGCGCATCCTTCCCGCGACGCGAACTCTTTCCATTCTCCTGCTGTTAGTGACGCTGGGCGGCCCCGCGGCCGTGGCCGGGCCTCCCCAGGCGCAGCCTGCCGCGCCCAGTCCTGAGCTGCAGGCCCTGATGGACCAGGCCCTGGGGCGCTCGGGGCTGAAGTACCGCAAGGTGCAGGACCGCTTCTGGTTCGCCACCTGCGACTCCAAGCTGGTGGCCGATTGCCAGATCCTGATGACGGCCACGCCCGACATCCTGGTGATGGGCGTGGTCATCAAGAAGAAGGACGCTCTCAGCCCCACGCCGGAGATGCTCACCGGGCTGTTGCGCCTGAACCACGACCTGGAGCGGGTGAAGGTGGGCATCGACGAGGACGGCGACCTCTTCGAGCGGGTGGAGGTGACCACCAAGGGCCTGGACGTGGACGAGATCCTCACCGACCTGAAGGCCGTCCAGGACGCCATCGAGCCCACCGCCCGGGCCGCCCAGTAGCCTCGCTCCCAAGTCACCCAGCGATGTGATGAATGGGCTGGCACGCTCCCGCACCCGGGAGCATACTCTTCGGCAGTGGCCCGCCCGGCGCGGGCCGCGGGAGGCTCCCATGGGCGACGACAAGAAGCCGGGCCTGGACCGTCGTGACTTCCTGAAGATGGGCGGCAGCGCCACCGCCGCGCTGCTGGCCGGGGCCGCGCTGCCCAGCGGCGCATTGGCCGCTCCGCCGCTGCCCTTCAATCCCGCCACCCCGGCCTCGCTGCCCACCCGCAACCTGGGCAAGACCGGCTACCGCGTGGGCCTCTTCAGCCTGGGCGGGCAGGCCGCCATCGAGCAGCCCAACAACCAAGAGGTGGCCGTGGCCATCGTGGAGCGCGCGCTCGACCTGGGCGTGAACTACCTCGACACCGCCGCCATGTACGGCCGCGGCGTCAGCCAGGGCTACATCGGCCAGGTCATGAAGCGCCGCCGCCA
This region of Terriglobales bacterium genomic DNA includes:
- the alaS gene encoding alanine--tRNA ligase, translating into MPMLSGSEIREMFLRYFAERGHQRVHSSSLVPVNDPTLLFTNAGMNQFKDVFLGLEKRSYARACSSQKCVRAGGKHNDLENVGFTNRHHTFFEMLGNFSFGDYFKREAIAFAWELVTSKDWYGIPKEKLFATIFQGEAGVPRDQEAYGFWIEQGVAKDRIFEFGLKDNFWQMGDTGPCGPCSELHYDMGPAASDQGHTDCQFGCECGRYIEIWNLVFMQYNRTASQTIDVKTGQTTYSNFELEPLPKPCVDTGAGLERLAAVLQDKVSNYDTDFFVPLMKRAAELTGVSLEKELQKESGSRGAASLRVIADHARATTFLVSDGVVPSNEGRGYVLRKIMRRAIRHGRLLGQEKPFLAEMVFAVRDLMKDAYPELADSAERVAAVVRSEEKRFAHTVNVGLAELEEAIEEGWRAAIERAAGKFAKERGVDNEQVLRIQDVVVNRWQDLLPTASEEARRQAAREIVGKELAADLLPVLPTTYRFSGQDAFHLYETFGLPLDFIQDAVRDAGLNFDQAGF